In one Flavobacteriales bacterium genomic region, the following are encoded:
- the rimO gene encoding 30S ribosomal protein S12 methylthiotransferase RimO, with protein MKARTLKRTKVNVVTLGCSKNTFDSEVMMAQLKANGIAVEHEAERGDHNVVVINTCGFIENAKQESIDTILSWANAKDRGEVEKVYVTGCLSQRYAPELKEGIPQVDAWFGTRDLPRLLKTLKADYKHELVGERLLTTPAHFAYFKISEGCDRKCSFCAIPLMRGQHVSTPIEQLVTNAQNLARQGVKELILIAQDLTYYGLDLYKKRNLSELLARLSDVEGIDWIRLHYAFPSGFPMDILDVMRERSNICNYLDMPLQHGSTRMLTRMRRGITQEKTEALVNTIRDKVPGIAIRTTLIAGFPGETEADHEDNLRWIERMRFDRLGAFTYSHEEQTHAFTMDDDVPDEVKAQRAQEIMELQGGISLELNQAKVGKVFKVLVDKAEGGHYIARTEFDSPEVDNEVLISTKGSYLRVGDFAEVRITEANEHDLRAEVV; from the coding sequence ATGAAAGCCCGCACCCTCAAGCGCACCAAGGTCAACGTCGTCACCCTGGGCTGCTCCAAGAACACCTTCGACAGCGAGGTGATGATGGCCCAGCTGAAGGCCAACGGCATCGCCGTGGAGCACGAGGCCGAGCGCGGCGACCACAACGTGGTGGTGATCAACACCTGCGGCTTCATCGAGAACGCCAAGCAGGAGAGCATCGATACCATCCTCTCCTGGGCCAACGCCAAGGACCGCGGCGAGGTGGAGAAGGTGTACGTGACCGGCTGCCTCAGCCAGCGCTACGCCCCCGAGCTCAAGGAGGGCATCCCCCAGGTGGACGCCTGGTTCGGCACACGCGACCTGCCCCGCCTGCTCAAGACCCTGAAGGCCGACTACAAGCATGAACTGGTGGGGGAGCGGCTGCTCACCACCCCCGCCCACTTCGCCTACTTCAAGATCAGCGAGGGCTGCGACCGCAAGTGCTCCTTCTGCGCCATCCCCCTCATGCGCGGCCAGCATGTCAGCACGCCCATCGAGCAGCTGGTGACCAACGCGCAGAACCTGGCCAGGCAAGGGGTGAAGGAGCTCATCCTCATCGCGCAGGACCTCACCTACTACGGGCTGGACCTCTACAAGAAGCGTAACCTCAGTGAGCTTCTCGCGCGCCTCAGCGATGTAGAGGGCATCGACTGGATCCGCCTGCACTACGCCTTCCCATCGGGCTTCCCCATGGATATCCTGGACGTGATGCGCGAGCGGAGCAACATCTGCAACTACCTGGACATGCCGCTGCAGCACGGCAGCACCCGCATGCTCACCCGCATGCGCCGGGGCATCACGCAGGAGAAGACCGAGGCGCTGGTGAACACCATCCGCGACAAGGTGCCCGGCATCGCCATCCGCACCACGCTCATCGCCGGCTTCCCCGGCGAGACCGAGGCCGATCACGAGGACAACCTGCGCTGGATCGAGCGCATGCGCTTCGACCGCTTGGGCGCCTTCACCTACAGCCACGAGGAGCAGACCCACGCCTTCACCATGGACGATGACGTGCCCGACGAGGTGAAGGCGCAGCGCGCCCAGGAGATCATGGAGCTGCAGGGGGGCATCAGCCTCGAGCTGAACCAGGCCAAGGTGGGCAAGGTCTTCAAGGTGCTCGTGGACAAGGCCGAGGGCGGCCACTACATCGCCCGCACCGAGTTCGATTCACCCGAAGTGGACAACGAGGTGCTGATCTCCACCAAGGGCAGCTACCTGCGGGTGGGCGACTTCGCCGAGGTGCGCATCACCGAGGCCAACGAGCACGACCTGCGGGCGGAGGTCGTCTAG